A stretch of Pseudoclavibacter chungangensis DNA encodes these proteins:
- a CDS encoding lipid-transfer protein: protein MTNALIAGVGTVPFRTPRTSDPYDVMAEGAVRAALADAGVDLADVQQSYVGYVYGDSTSGQRALYRVGRTGAPIINVDNNCATGSTALWLARQAIESGDADCVLALGFEQMQRGALVEHWADRPGPLADFVARADDEFGPDDVPMAVKLFGGAGREYQERHGTDDRTFAAITVKSRRHAAANPIAVFREPVTVEEVLASGEVFAPLTRLQCCPPTCGAAAAILVSPAFARSRGLDAGVRIVAQAMATDRDSTFEGDLAQLVGADLTADAAAQVAEASGVDLAEVPVVELHDCFTTNELLSYEALGLTPPGTAERFVLDGENTYGGRVVTNPSGGLLSKGHPLGATGLAQCAELVQQLRGEAGERQVEGATLALQHNIGLGGAAVVTLYERSPTP from the coding sequence ATGACGAACGCGCTCATCGCGGGCGTCGGCACGGTGCCGTTCCGCACGCCGCGCACGAGCGATCCGTACGACGTCATGGCCGAAGGTGCGGTCCGCGCGGCGCTCGCGGATGCCGGCGTCGACCTCGCCGACGTCCAGCAGAGCTATGTCGGCTACGTCTACGGCGATTCGACATCCGGGCAGCGCGCCCTGTATCGCGTGGGCCGGACGGGTGCCCCGATCATCAACGTCGACAACAACTGCGCCACGGGATCGACGGCCCTGTGGCTCGCACGACAGGCGATCGAGAGCGGCGACGCGGACTGCGTGCTCGCCCTCGGCTTCGAGCAGATGCAGCGCGGTGCACTCGTCGAGCACTGGGCGGACCGCCCCGGGCCGCTCGCCGATTTCGTCGCCCGTGCGGACGACGAGTTCGGACCGGACGACGTTCCCATGGCCGTGAAACTGTTCGGCGGTGCGGGCCGCGAGTACCAGGAGCGGCACGGCACCGACGACCGCACGTTCGCCGCGATCACCGTCAAGTCACGACGTCACGCGGCCGCGAACCCCATCGCCGTGTTCCGCGAACCCGTGACGGTGGAGGAGGTCCTCGCGTCGGGTGAGGTGTTCGCACCGCTCACGCGCCTGCAGTGCTGTCCGCCGACGTGCGGGGCGGCAGCGGCGATCCTCGTCTCCCCCGCGTTCGCCCGCTCGCGGGGGCTCGATGCCGGCGTGCGGATCGTCGCGCAGGCGATGGCGACCGATCGGGACTCGACGTTCGAGGGCGATCTCGCGCAACTCGTGGGTGCCGACCTCACGGCCGACGCGGCCGCGCAGGTCGCCGAGGCCTCGGGTGTCGACCTCGCCGAGGTGCCCGTCGTCGAATTGCACGACTGCTTCACCACGAACGAACTCCTGAGCTACGAGGCACTCGGGCTCACCCCGCCGGGGACCGCCGAGCGCTTCGTGCTCGACGGCGAGAACACGTACGGCGGCCGCGTCGTCACGAACCCGTCCGGCGGGCTCCTCTCCAAGGGGCACCCGCTCGGCGCGACGGGTCTGGCCCAGTGCGCCGAGCTCGTCCAGCAGCTGCGCGGTGAAGCGGGCGAGCGCCAGGTCGAGGGCGCGACGCTCGCGCTGCAACACAACATCGGGCTGGGCGGCGCCGCAGTCGTGACCCTCTACGAGCGATCCCCCACCCCGTGA
- a CDS encoding XRE family transcriptional regulator, which translates to MAGRRTLAGDDEDVLDSLTIGRRVRRLRVDRGMTVGELGDAIGRAASQVSVIENGKRELKLAELQRLARALDTTLDALLEPEALSRRDELEIELERAQRSPLYSSLDLPALPVRKSLSDAAIETILTLHGELERLHEQRAATPEQARRANAELRAEQRARDNYYEDLEHAAAELLAAIGHRGGPLSQRATSELAAHLGFTLHYVGDLPATTRSIADHRNHRIYLPIRQPGTDARSALLQALAAHVLDSPEPHDFGDLLRQRVETNYLAGALLVPQASALEYLTEAKAARELSVEDLRDHFAVSYETAAHRFTNLATRHLGIPVHFVKVHASGAISKAYANDEVQFPTDVLGAVEGQQVCRWWSARQVFEVEDRLSPYHQYTDKPSGTFWCTSRIESSTSGDFSVSVGTNFAEAKWFRGRDTKRRLPSRCPDPSCCREPSGKSTAYWEGKAWPSARLNASLLAAMPDGSTTGVDKVEVYDFLDRHATPHP; encoded by the coding sequence ATGGCAGGACGACGGACCCTCGCGGGTGACGATGAGGACGTGCTCGATTCACTCACCATCGGACGACGCGTGCGTCGGCTCCGGGTCGACCGCGGGATGACCGTCGGCGAACTCGGCGACGCGATCGGACGTGCCGCCTCGCAGGTCTCCGTCATCGAGAACGGGAAGCGCGAGCTCAAGCTCGCCGAGTTGCAGCGGCTCGCCCGCGCGCTCGACACGACCCTCGACGCGCTCCTCGAGCCCGAGGCGCTCTCGCGCCGCGACGAGCTCGAGATCGAGCTCGAGCGCGCGCAGCGCAGCCCGCTCTACAGTTCCCTCGACCTCCCCGCGCTCCCCGTTCGCAAGAGCCTGAGCGACGCGGCGATCGAGACGATCCTCACGCTGCACGGTGAGCTCGAGCGGTTGCACGAACAGCGCGCCGCGACACCCGAGCAGGCCCGGCGCGCGAACGCCGAGCTGCGTGCGGAGCAGCGCGCCCGCGACAACTACTACGAGGATCTCGAGCACGCCGCCGCCGAGCTCCTCGCCGCGATCGGTCACCGCGGCGGTCCGCTCTCGCAGCGCGCGACCTCCGAGCTCGCCGCGCACCTCGGCTTCACGCTCCACTACGTGGGGGATCTGCCCGCGACGACGCGCAGCATCGCCGATCACCGCAACCACCGCATCTACCTCCCGATCCGCCAGCCCGGCACCGATGCGCGCTCGGCGCTCCTGCAGGCACTCGCCGCGCACGTGCTCGACAGTCCGGAGCCGCACGACTTCGGCGATCTGCTCCGGCAGCGCGTGGAGACGAACTACCTCGCGGGCGCGCTGCTCGTCCCGCAGGCGAGCGCACTCGAGTACCTGACGGAGGCGAAGGCCGCGCGGGAGCTCTCCGTCGAGGACCTGCGCGATCACTTCGCCGTGAGCTACGAGACGGCGGCCCACCGGTTCACGAACCTCGCGACGCGGCACCTCGGCATCCCCGTGCACTTCGTGAAGGTGCACGCGAGCGGCGCGATCTCGAAGGCCTACGCGAACGACGAGGTGCAGTTCCCGACCGACGTGCTCGGTGCGGTCGAGGGGCAGCAGGTGTGCCGGTGGTGGAGTGCGCGGCAGGTGTTCGAGGTCGAGGACCGTCTGAGCCCGTACCACCAGTACACGGACAAGCCGTCGGGCACGTTCTGGTGCACGTCACGCATCGAGTCGTCGACGAGCGGTGACTTCTCGGTGAGCGTCGGCACGAACTTCGCGGAGGCGAAGTGGTTCCGCGGGCGCGACACGAAGCGCCGGCTGCCCTCGCGCTGCCCCGATCCGTCGTGCTGCCGCGAGCCGTCCGGGAAGTCGACCGCGTACTGGGAGGGCAAGGCGTGGCCGAGCGCGCGCCTCAACGCGTCACTGCTCGCGGCGATGCCCGACGGCTCGACGACGGGCGTCGACAAGGTCGAGGTCTACGACTTCCTCGACCGCCACGCGACCCCCCACCCCTGA
- a CDS encoding response regulator — translation MIDVLLVDDEALTLELHRSYVERVDGFRVVAECSGARSAVDHVLRAPGGAGIDLVLLDMTMPDGTGLDVLRHLRSRASAVDVIALTGVRDADVVRQFVALGAAHYLVKPFTFAVFRERLEQYRDFRSRASAAAGAATQEEIDAMLGALRPAGSGSLPKGLSTDSLALVSEAVRTHEALSASEVATLLGISRVTARRYLEFLADSRRVERGSRYGTGGRPQSEYRWRDRPR, via the coding sequence ATGATCGACGTCCTGCTCGTCGACGACGAGGCGCTCACGCTCGAGCTGCACCGCAGCTACGTCGAGCGTGTCGACGGGTTCCGCGTCGTGGCGGAGTGCAGCGGTGCACGCTCGGCCGTGGATCACGTGCTGCGCGCGCCGGGCGGTGCCGGGATCGACCTCGTGCTGCTCGACATGACGATGCCCGACGGGACGGGACTCGACGTGCTGCGGCATCTGCGCTCGCGCGCGTCCGCGGTCGACGTCATCGCACTGACCGGCGTGCGCGATGCCGATGTCGTTCGCCAGTTCGTGGCCCTCGGCGCCGCGCACTACCTCGTGAAGCCGTTCACCTTCGCGGTGTTCCGTGAGCGGCTCGAACAGTACCGCGACTTCCGCTCGCGGGCGAGCGCGGCCGCGGGCGCGGCGACGCAGGAGGAGATCGACGCGATGCTCGGCGCGCTCCGACCCGCCGGCTCCGGCTCGCTCCCGAAGGGGCTTTCGACCGATTCCCTCGCGCTCGTCTCCGAGGCGGTCCGGACCCACGAGGCGCTCTCGGCGAGCGAGGTCGCCACGCTGCTCGGCATCTCGCGTGTCACCGCTCGCCGCTATCTCGAATTCCTCGCCGACTCCCGGCGCGTGGAGCGGGGATCCCGCTACGGCACCGGCGGACGCCCCCAATCGGAGTATCGCTGGCGCGACCGACCGCGGTGA
- the aceB gene encoding malate synthase A has translation MTTTLTAGSESTPRPEPRPAGRIEVRGDMHDRFDEILSPAALDFIAELHDRFMNRREEQLVANAERFRAIDAGADPAFPRETASIRRDPTWRVAGAGPGLEDRRIEITGPTDRRSTVEALNSGAKVWLADHEDALSPTWSNVIDGQLNLADAIRRRIDFVSEDGTAHTLGEHTPTIVFRPRGWHLDERHLRYVDAAGRPRPASASLVDYGLYLFHNAHELVSRGAGPYFYLPKLESRHGARLWDDVFSFSERAIGLPHGTIRATVLIETITAAFEMDEILYELRDHCAGLNAGRWDYLFSIIKNYRNRGRSFLLPDRGQMNMTVPFMRAYTELLVATCHKRGAHAIGGMSAFIPNPDDEARTTAALEQVAIDKRREASDGFDGSWVAHPGLIETACAEFDAVLGERPNQLDRLRDDVSVTGSQLIDFRIPDGTVTVAGIRENVSASLRYLDSWLRGTGAVPIDDLLEDVSTAEISRCQLWQWIQQGALTDDGLPVVRERVEWIIDRTLGELPRTGTDRLDDAAELLREMVLGDSFPRFLTLGAYERHLDESRRGVATRAA, from the coding sequence ATGACCACCACGTTGACGGCCGGGTCCGAGAGCACGCCCCGGCCCGAGCCCCGCCCCGCCGGACGCATCGAGGTGCGCGGCGACATGCACGACCGGTTCGACGAGATCCTCTCGCCCGCGGCACTCGACTTCATCGCCGAGCTGCACGACCGGTTCATGAACCGCCGCGAGGAGCAGCTCGTCGCGAACGCCGAGCGGTTCCGAGCGATCGACGCCGGCGCCGACCCCGCCTTCCCGCGGGAGACCGCCTCGATCCGACGCGACCCCACGTGGCGCGTCGCCGGCGCGGGGCCCGGCCTCGAGGACCGCCGGATCGAGATCACCGGTCCGACCGACCGCAGGTCGACGGTCGAGGCGCTCAACTCCGGGGCGAAGGTGTGGCTGGCCGACCACGAGGACGCGCTCAGCCCGACCTGGTCGAACGTCATCGACGGACAGCTCAACCTCGCCGACGCGATCCGGCGGCGCATCGACTTCGTGTCGGAGGACGGGACGGCGCACACGCTCGGCGAGCACACGCCGACGATCGTGTTCCGCCCTCGCGGCTGGCACCTCGACGAGCGGCACCTCCGCTACGTCGACGCCGCGGGACGCCCGCGTCCCGCCTCGGCCTCGCTCGTCGACTACGGCCTGTACCTGTTCCACAACGCCCACGAGCTCGTCTCGCGGGGCGCCGGCCCGTACTTCTACCTGCCCAAGCTCGAGAGCCGCCACGGTGCGCGCCTGTGGGACGACGTCTTCTCGTTCAGCGAGCGGGCGATCGGGCTCCCCCACGGCACGATCCGGGCGACCGTGCTCATCGAGACCATCACGGCGGCGTTCGAGATGGACGAGATCCTGTACGAGCTGCGCGATCACTGTGCGGGCCTCAACGCGGGCCGCTGGGACTACCTGTTCAGCATCATCAAGAACTACCGCAACCGCGGTCGCTCGTTCCTCCTCCCCGACCGGGGGCAGATGAACATGACGGTGCCGTTCATGCGGGCGTACACCGAACTGCTCGTCGCGACGTGCCACAAGCGCGGCGCGCACGCGATCGGCGGGATGAGCGCGTTCATCCCGAACCCCGACGACGAGGCGCGGACCACCGCGGCACTCGAGCAGGTCGCGATCGACAAGCGCCGTGAGGCGTCGGACGGGTTCGACGGCAGCTGGGTCGCGCACCCCGGGCTCATCGAGACGGCCTGTGCCGAGTTCGACGCGGTCCTCGGAGAGCGGCCGAACCAGCTCGACCGACTGCGCGACGACGTCTCGGTGACGGGCTCGCAGCTCATCGACTTCCGCATCCCCGACGGCACCGTCACGGTGGCGGGCATCCGCGAGAACGTGTCGGCCTCGCTGCGCTACCTCGACAGCTGGTTGCGAGGCACCGGCGCGGTACCGATCGACGACCTCCTGGAGGACGTGTCGACGGCGGAGATCTCCCGCTGCCAGCTCTGGCAGTGGATCCAGCAGGGGGCGCTGACCGACGACGGTCTGCCCGTGGTGCGCGAGCGGGTCGAGTGGATCATCGACCGCACGCTCGGCGAACTGCCCCGGACCGGAACCGACCGACTCGACGACGCGGCCGAGCTGCTTCGCGAGATGGTGCTCGGTGATTCGTTCCCCCGATTCCTCACCCTGGGCGCCTACGAACGGCACCTCGACGAGTCCCGCCGAGGAGTGGCGACCCGAGCGGCGTGA
- a CDS encoding YeiH family protein: MSQHGLPAGPDDPEPDHETRPGAGESPPSAARRTAALVPGLAVCLAIAAIATLVGSFVPVLGSAMPAVVLGAVVAIVRRPASVLAPGIGFAGKRVLQAAVVLLGTQLSLGEVVSVGVESFPVMVTTLVVCLVTAWLLGRAMRVDGELTTLIGVGTGICGASAIAAVAPVIGASSTAIAYAVSTIFLFNVAAVLLFPWIGHLAGLDQHAFGLFAGTAVNDTSSVVATAAIYGSAALSFAVVVKLVRTLMIIPISVGLAVRTARRERRDGGSATTLTASGVVGLVPWFLVGFLVASLLRTLGAVPDPVAVSAGTVSVFLIATAMAGIGLSVDLAAFRTAGLRPLLLGGLLWIVVTVTALAVILLTAS; the protein is encoded by the coding sequence ATGTCCCAGCACGGTCTGCCCGCGGGTCCGGACGATCCGGAACCCGATCACGAGACCCGTCCGGGTGCGGGGGAGTCACCGCCCTCGGCGGCCCGGCGAACCGCGGCGCTCGTACCCGGCCTCGCGGTCTGCCTCGCGATCGCGGCGATCGCGACGCTCGTCGGGTCGTTCGTGCCCGTCCTCGGGAGCGCCATGCCGGCGGTCGTCCTGGGGGCCGTGGTCGCGATCGTCCGGCGTCCGGCGTCCGTCCTCGCCCCCGGGATCGGCTTCGCGGGCAAACGTGTGCTGCAGGCCGCGGTCGTCCTCCTCGGAACGCAGCTCTCGCTCGGAGAGGTCGTGAGCGTGGGCGTCGAATCGTTCCCCGTCATGGTGACGACACTCGTCGTCTGCCTCGTCACCGCGTGGCTCCTCGGACGGGCGATGCGCGTCGACGGCGAACTGACGACCCTCATCGGTGTCGGCACCGGGATCTGCGGGGCCTCGGCGATCGCTGCCGTCGCGCCCGTCATCGGCGCGTCGAGCACCGCGATCGCCTACGCCGTCTCGACGATCTTCCTGTTCAACGTCGCGGCCGTGCTGCTGTTCCCCTGGATCGGGCACCTCGCGGGTCTCGATCAGCATGCGTTCGGTCTGTTCGCCGGGACGGCGGTGAACGACACGTCGTCGGTCGTCGCCACGGCGGCGATCTACGGTTCGGCGGCGCTCTCGTTCGCCGTCGTCGTCAAGCTCGTGCGGACGCTCATGATCATCCCGATCAGCGTCGGCCTCGCGGTCCGCACCGCGCGGCGCGAGCGCCGGGACGGCGGGTCGGCGACGACGCTCACCGCGAGCGGGGTCGTGGGACTCGTCCCGTGGTTCCTCGTCGGCTTCCTCGTCGCGTCCCTGCTGCGAACGCTCGGTGCGGTCCCCGACCCCGTCGCGGTGTCCGCCGGCACCGTCTCGGTGTTCCTCATCGCCACGGCGATGGCGGGCATCGGCCTGTCGGTCGACCTGGCGGCGTTCCGCACGGCCGGCCTCCGTCCGCTCCTGCTGGGTGGCCTGCTCTGGATCGTCGTCACCGTGACGGCACTCGCCGTCATCCTGTTGACGGCGAGCTGA
- a CDS encoding zf-HC2 domain-containing protein, translating to MSTAWSPADELASEEAALLREVRETGDAEAFAELYRRHYDAATRLALSLTRGRRPAAEDLVEEGFTSTFAALKAGAGPHVAMRPYLYAAVRNAAAALSKRESSTIDVDSFEPFDVPSVDDYSVIEESLDQTTIGGAFLGLPSSWQNALWFVEVEQLDVADAAPLLELTPNAVSSLLGRAREGLKRRYLQQHVAEPVRLDCRRISSKLGAYVRDGLTIKESTRVEKHLETCESCDAAVVSLRDIGAALRAVIFPATVGTSAAAALGAGLASASGAGAAQASTASPGGTGGSPSSAPAVGGAAAVGAAIMSVIGGAPVWAVGAVAAILVAGTAAFWVVPAIAGGADASSEQAESAEGDDSSSGGSGGGSGSSAPPATAPATTPSSSPAVPEDSSDPTAPPADDPAAPPTSPGRPPSGNPVVPPGSNSPGLPGPSTSTPPGTSPGSPDPTDDPGSTDDPTPTDDPGSTDDPTPTDGPDPTPTGTPGHCDGGSWPWPWDECD from the coding sequence ATGAGTACGGCATGGTCGCCGGCGGACGAGCTGGCGTCGGAAGAGGCGGCGCTGCTCCGCGAGGTGCGCGAGACCGGCGACGCCGAGGCGTTCGCGGAACTGTACCGGCGGCACTACGACGCGGCCACGAGGTTGGCACTCTCCCTGACGCGAGGTCGGCGCCCGGCGGCGGAGGACCTCGTCGAAGAGGGATTCACGAGCACGTTCGCGGCGCTCAAGGCCGGCGCCGGACCACACGTCGCGATGCGGCCCTACCTGTACGCCGCGGTCCGGAACGCTGCGGCGGCGCTCTCGAAACGCGAGTCCTCGACGATCGACGTGGACTCGTTCGAACCGTTCGACGTCCCGAGCGTCGACGACTATTCCGTCATCGAGGAGTCGCTCGACCAGACGACGATCGGTGGTGCGTTCCTGGGGCTGCCGAGCAGCTGGCAGAACGCGCTCTGGTTCGTCGAGGTCGAGCAGTTGGACGTCGCCGACGCCGCACCGCTCCTCGAACTCACTCCGAACGCCGTTTCGTCGCTGCTCGGTCGCGCTCGCGAGGGCCTCAAGCGCCGTTACCTCCAGCAGCACGTCGCGGAGCCCGTGCGACTCGACTGCCGGCGCATCTCGTCGAAGCTCGGCGCGTACGTGCGTGACGGGCTCACGATCAAGGAGAGCACCCGGGTCGAGAAGCACCTCGAGACGTGCGAGTCCTGCGACGCGGCGGTCGTCTCGCTCCGCGACATCGGTGCCGCGCTCCGGGCGGTCATCTTCCCGGCGACGGTCGGGACATCGGCGGCCGCGGCGCTCGGCGCGGGGCTCGCGTCGGCCTCCGGTGCGGGTGCCGCGCAGGCGAGCACGGCGTCGCCGGGCGGCACGGGCGGCTCCCCGTCCAGCGCGCCGGCCGTCGGCGGCGCGGCCGCCGTCGGTGCCGCGATCATGTCCGTGATCGGTGGTGCGCCGGTCTGGGCCGTCGGCGCCGTCGCGGCGATCCTCGTGGCCGGGACGGCGGCGTTCTGGGTGGTCCCCGCGATCGCGGGTGGTGCGGACGCATCGTCCGAGCAGGCCGAGAGCGCCGAGGGGGACGACTCGTCGAGCGGGGGATCGGGCGGCGGCAGCGGGTCGTCGGCACCGCCCGCGACGGCGCCGGCCACCACGCCGTCGTCGTCGCCGGCAGTCCCCGAGGACTCCTCGGACCCGACCGCGCCACCGGCCGACGACCCCGCGGCCCCGCCGACCTCGCCGGGGCGGCCGCCGTCGGGGAATCCCGTCGTGCCGCCCGGCTCGAACTCGCCGGGGCTGCCCGGCCCGTCCACGTCGACGCCGCCCGGGACTTCGCCCGGTTCGCCGGACCCGACGGACGACCCCGGGTCGACGGACGACCCGACCCCGACCGACGACCCCGGGTCGACGGACGACCCGACCCCGACCGACGGCCCGGACCCGACGCCGACCGGGACGCCCGGTCACTGTGACGGCGGTTCGTGGCCCTGGCCGTGGGACGAGTGCGATTGA
- a CDS encoding MarR family transcriptional regulator, with the protein MAEKSSTVDRDTAITQVCGDRRAVAELLAIRHLDELVELDLTIHQLKVVLLVTSGVASTGRELADALHVTAPTVSATVDRLVELDYLTRVESPDDRRVRRLEPTVVAERVYGLVGGLRDHAYDLLGDLDDDDLRALAQGVRALRRAWQRRAADER; encoded by the coding sequence ATGGCTGAGAAGTCGAGCACCGTCGACCGGGACACGGCGATCACCCAGGTGTGCGGGGACCGTCGCGCCGTCGCCGAACTGCTCGCGATCAGACACCTCGACGAGCTCGTCGAGCTCGATCTGACGATCCATCAACTGAAGGTGGTCCTGCTCGTCACGAGCGGCGTCGCCTCGACCGGCCGTGAACTCGCCGACGCGCTCCACGTGACGGCCCCCACCGTCTCCGCCACCGTCGATCGGCTCGTCGAACTCGACTACCTGACGCGCGTCGAATCGCCCGACGATCGCCGCGTGCGGCGCCTCGAGCCGACCGTCGTCGCCGAACGGGTCTACGGACTGGTCGGCGGCCTCCGCGACCACGCGTACGACCTGCTGGGTGACCTCGACGACGACGACCTGCGCGCGCTCGCACAGGGCGTGCGTGCGCTCCGTCGCGCCTGGCAGCGCCGCGCGGCGGACGAGCGCTGA
- the aceA gene encoding isocitrate lyase has protein sequence MTDTQNLPGTQTQTAAELELEWATDPRWANVKRDYTAEDVIALRGPVREEQTLAKRGAEQLWDLIQRNDEDPEKWVYALGALTGNQAVQQVRAGLEAIYLSGWQVAADANLSGQTYPDQSLYPANSVPAVVRRINNALLRAAQIEFAEGGETSREWTVPIVADAEAGFGGPLNAYELMHGMIQAGAAGVHWEDQLASEKKCGHMGGKVLVPTGQHIRTLNAARLAADVVGTPSLVIARTDALAATLLTSDNDERDRPFLTGTRTAEGFYDVQNGIEPVIARGHAYAPYADLIWVESSEPDLELARRFAESIHSEFPEQKLAYNCSPSFNWKRHLDDDTIAKFQRELSAMGYAFQFITLAGFHALNYSMFDLASGYRDRQMSAYVELQEAEFAAESRGYTATKHQAEVGTGYFDRIATALNPSSATLALVGSTESEQFH, from the coding sequence ATGACCGACACGCAGAACCTCCCCGGCACGCAGACGCAGACCGCCGCAGAGCTCGAGCTCGAGTGGGCGACGGACCCCCGCTGGGCGAACGTCAAGCGCGACTACACCGCCGAGGACGTCATCGCCCTGCGAGGTCCGGTCCGCGAGGAGCAGACGCTCGCGAAGCGCGGCGCCGAACAGCTGTGGGATCTGATCCAGCGCAACGACGAGGACCCGGAGAAGTGGGTGTACGCGCTCGGTGCCCTCACCGGCAACCAGGCCGTGCAGCAGGTGCGCGCGGGCCTCGAGGCCATCTACCTCTCGGGTTGGCAGGTCGCGGCCGACGCGAACCTCTCGGGCCAGACCTACCCCGACCAGAGCCTCTACCCGGCGAACTCGGTTCCGGCCGTCGTCCGTCGCATCAACAACGCCCTGCTGCGCGCCGCGCAGATCGAGTTCGCCGAGGGCGGCGAGACGTCCCGCGAGTGGACGGTGCCGATCGTCGCCGACGCCGAGGCCGGCTTCGGCGGCCCCCTCAACGCCTACGAGCTCATGCACGGCATGATCCAGGCGGGTGCGGCGGGCGTGCACTGGGAGGACCAGCTCGCCTCGGAGAAGAAGTGCGGCCACATGGGCGGCAAGGTGCTCGTCCCCACGGGGCAGCACATCCGCACGCTCAACGCCGCGCGCCTCGCCGCAGACGTCGTCGGCACGCCGTCGCTCGTCATCGCCCGCACCGACGCGCTCGCCGCGACCCTGCTGACGAGCGACAACGACGAGCGTGACCGCCCGTTCCTCACGGGCACGCGCACCGCCGAGGGCTTCTACGACGTGCAGAACGGGATCGAGCCGGTCATCGCCCGCGGTCACGCGTACGCGCCGTACGCCGACCTCATCTGGGTCGAGTCGTCGGAGCCCGACCTCGAGCTCGCCCGCCGCTTCGCGGAGAGCATCCACTCGGAGTTCCCCGAGCAGAAGCTCGCCTACAACTGCTCGCCGAGCTTCAACTGGAAGCGCCACCTCGACGACGACACGATCGCGAAGTTCCAGCGCGAGCTGTCGGCGATGGGCTATGCGTTCCAGTTCATCACCCTCGCGGGCTTCCACGCCCTGAACTACTCGATGTTCGACCTCGCGAGCGGCTACCGCGACCGGCAGATGTCGGCCTACGTCGAGCTGCAGGAGGCCGAGTTCGCCGCCGAATCGCGCGGCTACACGGCCACGAAGCACCAGGCCGAGGTCGGCACCGGCTACTTCGACCGGATCGCGACCGCCCTCAACCCGTCGAGCGCGACGCTCGCGCTCGTGGGCTCGACCGAGTCCGAACAGTTCCACTGA
- a CDS encoding Gfo/Idh/MocA family protein gives MTTPSERTRPVRIGLVGYGAGGRRFHAPYIAAATGVELAGVVTRSPGRRAEVEADFPGVPVYDSLAALVEGERAGHGIDAVTITTPPTTRRELVLEALSLGVDVVADKPFAPTPATAVELRDAAAAAGRTLAVYHNRRWDPDVRTIRDLLDAGDLGTIRRFHSRYDLDEPGSLEGGPGGGLLRDLGSHLVDQALWLFGPATRVFARLDPADTPEGPTDEGFVITIEHADGTDSHLSASKRNRLQAREFRLYGADGSYTASTTDVQTVRIDAGERPAHDPSEWAHEPEHAWGVLTTAAGARRVPSSRGSYVDYYEQFAAAVRGEADAPVSADDAVAVIEVLDAARRSDEIGAVVDLGER, from the coding sequence ATGACCACACCCTCCGAACGCACCCGACCGGTCCGCATCGGTCTCGTCGGTTACGGCGCCGGTGGCCGTCGGTTCCACGCCCCGTACATCGCCGCGGCCACGGGCGTCGAACTCGCGGGCGTCGTCACGAGGTCCCCCGGACGACGCGCCGAGGTCGAGGCCGACTTCCCCGGAGTGCCCGTCTACGACTCGCTCGCCGCGCTCGTCGAGGGTGAGCGGGCCGGGCACGGCATCGATGCCGTCACGATCACGACGCCGCCCACGACGCGGCGCGAACTCGTCCTCGAGGCCCTCTCGCTCGGCGTCGACGTCGTCGCCGACAAGCCCTTCGCCCCGACCCCGGCCACCGCGGTGGAGCTCCGCGACGCGGCCGCGGCGGCCGGCAGGACCCTCGCTGTCTACCACAACCGACGGTGGGACCCGGACGTCCGCACCATCCGCGACCTGCTCGACGCCGGCGACCTCGGGACGATCCGTCGGTTCCACTCACGCTACGACCTCGACGAGCCCGGCTCCCTCGAGGGCGGGCCCGGCGGTGGCCTCCTGCGCGACCTCGGGAGCCACCTCGTCGACCAGGCCCTGTGGTTGTTCGGCCCCGCGACGCGCGTCTTCGCCCGCCTCGATCCCGCGGACACCCCGGAGGGCCCGACCGACGAAGGATTCGTCATCACGATCGAGCACGCCGACGGGACCGACTCCCACCTGAGCGCGAGCAAGCGCAACCGCCTCCAGGCGCGCGAGTTCCGCCTGTACGGTGCGGACGGCTCCTACACAGCATCGACGACCGACGTGCAGACCGTTCGCATCGACGCGGGTGAGCGTCCCGCGCACGATCCGTCCGAGTGGGCACACGAACCGGAACACGCCTGGGGCGTCCTCACCACGGCGGCGGGCGCACGACGCGTGCCGTCCTCGCGCGGCTCGTACGTCGACTACTACGAGCAGTTCGCCGCCGCCGTGCGCGGCGAGGCGGACGCGCCCGTCTCCGCCGACGACGCCGTGGCCGTCATCGAGGTCCTCGACGCCGCACGGCGCAGCGACGAGATCGGTGCCGTCGTCGATCTCGGGGAACGCTGA